GATTGCTGAAAAATGGGCAGTAAGCCAAGCTTATACTCCAAATTTAGAAGAAGAGAAAAAAGAAAAGTTATATAAAGGCTGGAAGAAGGCTGTTAAGAGAGCTGAAGGCTGGGAAGAAGAGTAAGTCAGTTAACAGTGCACAATTTACAGTTTACAGTTGGTGGGGGGAATCCTTGCGGATTCCTTACTCATTCTTTGATTTATGAAGTAAATTGCGCAGCTGGTAAACATAGAACTGTTTAGTAAACTTTTGTTGAAAATTGTTTATTTAAGTCCAGAAAAGTTTATTAGGACTGGACAGGTATACAATTACATGATATAATTTGAATGTAAATTGAATATAAATGCTTAGAGAATTTAGAGTCAAGCATAAAAACATCGGTGATTTTTTCGCCCGTTTTTAGCTTGGCTTTTTTTAATGCCAAGAAAAAGTAAAATATAAATTTAAAGACATTCCGCAGGAAAAGTAAATGTCCAAAAAGTAAGTATCCAAAAAGTAAGTGTCCAAATTTTATATTTGGTTACACGAACTTTCTCCTTGGAGCTTTTACATTTGGAAACATGAACTTTCTCCTTGGAGTGTCATCCAAAACTGTTAACTGTAAATTGCCCACAGGGTACCCTAAAGGGTATAAACTGTTAACTGAATATAATCAAAAAAACTGTTAACTGTTAACTCATAACTGTTAACTGAATACAAGGGGGATATAATATGTATGATGTAGCAATAATTGGAGCAGGAGTTCTTGGAAATTCGATATTTAGAGAATTAACTAAATATAATTTGAAGGTAGTTGTTTTAGAAAAAGAAAACGACGTTTCAATGGGAACAAGTAAAGCAAATTCAGCAATAGTACATGCTGGATATGATCCTAAAGAAGGTACTTTGATGGCAAAGTACAATGTAGCTGGAAATGAAATGTTTGAAGATTTATGTAAAGAATTGAGTGTACCATTTAAAAGAAATGGATCGCTAATTTTAGCTTTTGATGAAGAAGATATGCAAACTGTTAAAGAACTTTATGAAAATGGATGTAAGATAGGTGTAAAAGGTTTAAAAATATTAAGTAAAGCTGAAGTTTTAGAAATGGAACCAAATCTTAATGAAGAAATTAAAGGAGCATTATATGCAGCAACTGGTGGTATAGTTGGACCTTTTGAATATACAATTGCACTAGCTGAAAATGCAGTTCAAAATGGTGGAGAAATCAAATTGAAAAAAGAAGTGGTTTCAATAGAAAAAGGTGACACTTTTAGGATTACAACTCAAGATGGAGAAGTTATTGAAGCAAAATATGTTATAAATGCTGCTGGACTTTATGCAGATAAAATTCATAATTTAATTTGCAAAGAAAGCTTTAAGATAATTCCAAGAAGTGGTGAATACTTCATAATGGACAAGAGTCAAGGAAATGTAGTTAATCATACAATATTCCAATGTCCATCAAAGCTAGGAAAAGGTGTTTTAGTAACGCCAACAGTACACGGAAATTTATTGATTGGACCAGATGCTAGAGATATAGACGATAAAGAAGATTTAGGAACTGTTGGAGAAGGTTTAGATTCAATAAGAGAAACTTCAATGCGTACAACTACGAAAGTTAATTTTAGAGAAAGTATAAGAAATTTTGCTGGACTTCGTGCAAATCCAGATACAGGTGATTTTATAGTTGAAGAAAATGATGGAGTTAAAGGCTTTATTGATGTAGCAGGAATGAAGTCGCCAGGTCTTTCATCAGCACCAGCTATAGCTTTAGGTGTAGTGGATATATTAGAAAAAGCAGGTTGTAAATTAGAAAAGAAAGAAAACTTCATAGCGAATAGAGAACAAGTTCATTTTATGGAATTACCAGCACAAGAAAAGGCTGAGTTAATCAAGAAAAATCCACAATACGGAAGAATGATCTGTAGATGTGAAAGTATAACAGAAGGTGAAATTGTAGACGCAATAAAGAGAAGTTTTGGAGTCCTTTCTTTAGATGGAATAAAGAGAAGATGTAGACCAGGAATGGGAAGATGCCAAGGTGGCTTCTGTGGACCAAGAGTTCAAGAAATAATTGCAAGAGAGTATAAGGTTCCACTAGAAAGTGTTGTCTTAGAAAAAGATAATTCTTATATTTTATTAGGAAAAACTAAGTAGAAGGGCGAGGTATAGTATTATGAGTTATGAATTAATTGTAGTAGGTGGAGGACCAGCAGGCCTTGCCGCAGCATATGAGGCATATAATAATGGAATAAAAAAGATATTAATTTTAGAAAGAGATAATGAATTAGGTGGAATATTAAATCAATGTATTCATAATGGATTTGGACTTCATACATTCAAAGAAGAACTTACAGGTCCAGAATATGCAAGTAGATTTATTGATATGGTGAAAGATACGGACATAGAAGTTAAGTTAAACACTATGGTTTTAGAAATATCTAAAGACAAAAAAGTTTATGCTATAAATTCGGAAGAAGGTTATATGGAGCTTGAAGCCAAAGCTGTAATTCTTTCAATGGGATGCAGGGAAAGAACTAGAGGAGCTATAAATATACCAGGAGATAGACCAGCAGGTGTATTTAGTGCAGGTGCAGCTCAAAGATATATTAATGTAGAAGGATATATGCCAGGTAAAGAAGTTGTTATCCTAGGATCAGGAGATATTGGCCTTATAATGGCAAGAAGAATGACCCTTGAAGGAGCAAAGGTTAAAGCAGTTGTTGAACTATGTCCATATTCTAATGGTTTAAATAGAAATATAGTTCAATGTTTAAATGATTATGATATTCCACTATACTTATCACATACAGTTACAGATATTGTAGGAAAAGATAGAGTTGAAAAAGTTGTAATAGCAAAAGTAGGGGAAGATAGAAAACCTATTAAGGGAACTGAAATAGAATTTGAAGCAGATACCTTGCTATTATCAGTTGGATTGATTCCTGAAAATGATATATCCTTTAATGCAGGTATTGAACCAGATAGAAGAACAAATGGTTTAATGGTTAGTGAAAGTATGGAAACATCTGTAGATGGAATTTTTGCATGTGGTAATGTTGTTCATGTTCATGATTTAGTTGACTTTGTAACAGAAGAATCAAAGCGTACCGGTATTTCCGCAGCTAGATATATTAAAAATGAACTTAAAAAAGATAAATATGTAAATATAAAAAATGGACAAAATGTTAATTACACAGTCCCACAAAGATTAAATAAAGAAGATGTCCAAGATAAATTAACTATATTTATGAGAGTAAATAACATATATCACGATAAGGCTTTAGTAGTTAGAAGTGGTGATGAAGTTGTAGCTAGATTTAAGAGAGCTCATTTAGCACCATCAGAAATGGAAAAAGTAGTTTTGAGTAAAGTATTATTAGATAAAATTAATAATGATATTACAATATCATTAGAGGACGGTGAATAGAATGGAAAGAGAATTAATATGCATAAGCTGCCCAAAGGGGTGTCATTTAAAAGTTGATGAAGAAAAATTAACAGTCAGCGGAAATAGCTGTCCTAAAGGAGCAGAATACGGAATTAATGAAGTGACAAATCCAGTTAGAATAGTAACCTCAACCGTTAAGGTTAGTGGAGGAGAAGTGCCTGTAGTTCCAGTAAAAACTGAAAAGGCAATACCAAAAGGACTTATTATGAAGTGTATGGAGGAAATTAACAATATTACTATAAAAGCGCCTGTTATGATAGGAGATATAGTAGTTAATAATATACTTGAAACTGGTGTTAATGTTGTTGCGACAAAAAATGTATATAAATAATTGAAATAATATTATGAGATGTGCTAGGTCTATAAATAAATTAATAGACCTAGCTTTTTATTATTGTTCAGCTAATATATAATAGAAGTAGGTTTAAAGTTGTTTTTTTGTTTTGGGAATAGTAAATTAATATTCGAGATTAAGGATGCATTTATGGAGAGTTTTATGAATAAATTTATATCAATTCAAATGCCAATAATTAATTCTAAATTTATTTCAAACAATTTAAATTATGAGGAAATAAGTCCAAGTGCAGAAATGAGTGACACTATAGCCTGCTACTATAGGTTTTTTTCAAAAAATAGTATAAAGGGTAGTTATACTATGCCCATGATTCCCGATGGATGTATAAATATTTTAATAGACTTAAATCAAGATGAAATAGAGAAAAGTATATCCATAATTGGACCGATAACAAGTTGTGCTAATTATGAAGTGACTGGTAATGTAAATTTATTAGGAATAAGAATATTACCAGGTAAATTTATGAGTTTAACAAATGTTCCAATGAAATCGATTGTTAATAAACAACTTTTGCTGAAGGATGTAATTAATGACTTTTATAAACACATACCTAAGGATTATCAAGAAATTAACGAAAATACGCTAATTTCATCTATAAATGATTATAGTTTAGAGTTTTTAGGAAATTCAAATGCATGTAAAAATGAAACTATAATAGGAAGTGCAACAAAATATATTTATGATAAGAAGGGACAAGTATCCATAGAGGAATTGGCAAAAGCAATTAATTATAGTTCTAGGAATTTAGGTAGAATATCTGACAGTGCAATTGGTCTGAATCTAAAATTATTTTGTAGAATAGTTAGATTCCAAAATACACTTTATTTCATAAAAAATAATGCTAATTTTGATTTGAAACGTGTAGCATTAGAAAATGGATACTATGATCAATCGCATTTAGCCAAGGAATTTAAATTTTTTTGTGGTGTACCGCCAACTGTATTTATATAAAATATGCAAAGGAATAATAATTTAATATATGGAAGTTTGAACTTAGCATTTTATTTGCATAACTTGTCTGATTTTTACAAGACTTTTAATATAAAGTCCTGTATAATAAATGAAATTAAATATTATTATGGGAGGTATAGGATATGTTGTTAAAAAATATGATATGTGAAATAAAAAAGGAAAAGCTTAGAAAACAAAAAGAACAAAGAACAAAAAAGATAATTGGAATCACTGCATCACTAGCAGTAACTGCAATAAGTGGTGTTATTGGAGGTTTGATGATGGCTCCTAAGTCTGGTAAAGAGCTTAGAGAAGATATAGCTAAAACAGCTACTGATGCTAACGAAAATTTAAAAAAAGATATAGAAGTTACAAAAGAAAAGCTATCTAGTGGTGTAAATGAAACAAGAAATAAAATTAATAGCTACCTAGCAGCAAAAAAAGAAAAGAACGATGTTTTATCTGAGGAAAATGAAGAATTAAAAGATAAAGCTATAGAAACAGAAGTAGTTGAAGAAAAAATAGTAGAATAGAAATAGTGGTGGGTTAGATGTATATTGAGGTTTCAACTTTATGTTATGGTATTTTGATGATATTAGCAGTAGTTACGCTTGTTTATTTAATACTTTGCTTGAGCAAATTAAATTCATTGTTAAAACAAATATCTGTATTTTGGAATGAAAATTCCGGAAAGATTTCAGATGCAGCAAAATCTATGCCGGTTATAGCAAATAATGCAGTTGAGGTAAGTGAAAATTTAAAGACAACAAGTGATGTAATCATTGAAGCCACTTCTACAGCTATTGATACAAAAGAAGATATATCTAATTATCTTGAAACGATTAAAGATATTTTGAAAATTGTAAGAAGTGTATGGCTGAAATAATAGTTTACATAAATTAAGCATATTGATGAAAATAACAAGTCTAGAGTGTAGCAAGAGATAGGCTTGTTATTTTTTTTATACACTTAACTTTAAATAGAGTTTAGTTGATAGCGTAAATTTATCTCGAGTAAATTGTGAATAAAATAACTATTATGGAAATCTTAAGATAATTGTGATAATATTATCTTAATGAAATTGGTCTGACCAAATTGTAAGTATTAAAAAGGAGAAGATATTATGGCAACAATAAAAATACCCTATAATAAAAGATTTCTAGAAGCAAGTATTTCTGATAAGAATCTTGAGGCTGTGCTTGAATCTAAAGCACATAATTACAAATCAGAATTAACTCAAGAAGAAATTGTTGAAAAAGCCTTGGATAATCCTATTGAAAGTAAGAGTTTAGAAGAATTAGTAAGAGGAAAAGGGAACATGGTTATTATAACAAGTGACCATACAAGACCTGTGCCAAGTAAGATAACGTTACCAATACTTCTTAGAAGAATTAGAAAGGTAAATCCAGATATAGATATAAAGATTCTTATAGCAACAGGGTTTCATAGACCAACAACTAGAGAAGAAATGATTGATAAATTTGGAGAAGAAATAGTGAAGAATGAACAGATAATTAATCATTATTCGCAAAGACAAGAGGATCAAGTTTTAGCAGGTATTCTTCCATCTGGTGGTGAATTATGGATAAATAAGTTGGCGGCTGATACTGAGTTGCTAATATCTGAAGGGTTTATAGAACCACATTTTTTTGCGGGATTTTCTGGAGGCAGAAAAAGTGTTCTTCCTGGAATTGCAAGTGCCAAAACTATAATGTGGAATCATAATTCAGAATTTATAGGAAGCAGTAATGCAAGAACAGGAAAATTGGGTAAA
The window above is part of the Clostridium saccharoperbutylacetonicum N1-4(HMT) genome. Proteins encoded here:
- a CDS encoding NAD(P)/FAD-dependent oxidoreductase; amino-acid sequence: MYDVAIIGAGVLGNSIFRELTKYNLKVVVLEKENDVSMGTSKANSAIVHAGYDPKEGTLMAKYNVAGNEMFEDLCKELSVPFKRNGSLILAFDEEDMQTVKELYENGCKIGVKGLKILSKAEVLEMEPNLNEEIKGALYAATGGIVGPFEYTIALAENAVQNGGEIKLKKEVVSIEKGDTFRITTQDGEVIEAKYVINAAGLYADKIHNLICKESFKIIPRSGEYFIMDKSQGNVVNHTIFQCPSKLGKGVLVTPTVHGNLLIGPDARDIDDKEDLGTVGEGLDSIRETSMRTTTKVNFRESIRNFAGLRANPDTGDFIVEENDGVKGFIDVAGMKSPGLSSAPAIALGVVDILEKAGCKLEKKENFIANREQVHFMELPAQEKAELIKKNPQYGRMICRCESITEGEIVDAIKRSFGVLSLDGIKRRCRPGMGRCQGGFCGPRVQEIIAREYKVPLESVVLEKDNSYILLGKTK
- a CDS encoding NAD(P)/FAD-dependent oxidoreductase, with the protein product MSYELIVVGGGPAGLAAAYEAYNNGIKKILILERDNELGGILNQCIHNGFGLHTFKEELTGPEYASRFIDMVKDTDIEVKLNTMVLEISKDKKVYAINSEEGYMELEAKAVILSMGCRERTRGAINIPGDRPAGVFSAGAAQRYINVEGYMPGKEVVILGSGDIGLIMARRMTLEGAKVKAVVELCPYSNGLNRNIVQCLNDYDIPLYLSHTVTDIVGKDRVEKVVIAKVGEDRKPIKGTEIEFEADTLLLSVGLIPENDISFNAGIEPDRRTNGLMVSESMETSVDGIFACGNVVHVHDLVDFVTEESKRTGISAARYIKNELKKDKYVNIKNGQNVNYTVPQRLNKEDVQDKLTIFMRVNNIYHDKALVVRSGDEVVARFKRAHLAPSEMEKVVLSKVLLDKINNDITISLEDGE
- a CDS encoding DUF1667 domain-containing protein; this encodes MERELICISCPKGCHLKVDEEKLTVSGNSCPKGAEYGINEVTNPVRIVTSTVKVSGGEVPVVPVKTEKAIPKGLIMKCMEEINNITIKAPVMIGDIVVNNILETGVNVVATKNVYK
- a CDS encoding helix-turn-helix domain-containing protein, whose product is MNKFISIQMPIINSKFISNNLNYEEISPSAEMSDTIACYYRFFSKNSIKGSYTMPMIPDGCINILIDLNQDEIEKSISIIGPITSCANYEVTGNVNLLGIRILPGKFMSLTNVPMKSIVNKQLLLKDVINDFYKHIPKDYQEINENTLISSINDYSLEFLGNSNACKNETIIGSATKYIYDKKGQVSIEELAKAINYSSRNLGRISDSAIGLNLKLFCRIVRFQNTLYFIKNNANFDLKRVALENGYYDQSHLAKEFKFFCGVPPTVFI
- a CDS encoding YtxH domain-containing protein, producing MLLKNMICEIKKEKLRKQKEQRTKKIIGITASLAVTAISGVIGGLMMAPKSGKELREDIAKTATDANENLKKDIEVTKEKLSSGVNETRNKINSYLAAKKEKNDVLSEENEELKDKAIETEVVEEKIVE
- the larA gene encoding nickel-dependent lactate racemase; its protein translation is MATIKIPYNKRFLEASISDKNLEAVLESKAHNYKSELTQEEIVEKALDNPIESKSLEELVRGKGNMVIITSDHTRPVPSKITLPILLRRIRKVNPDIDIKILIATGFHRPTTREEMIDKFGEEIVKNEQIINHYSQRQEDQVLAGILPSGGELWINKLAADTELLISEGFIEPHFFAGFSGGRKSVLPGIASAKTIMWNHNSEFIGSSNARTGKLGKNPIHEDMVFAAEKAKLAFILNVVIDKDKKIIHAVSGHSKLAHEEGCKFVSELSSIDSVKGDIVISSNGGYPLDQNIYQSVKGMTAAEACCKEGSVIIMVSACNDGHGGESFYRNMAEAESPAAVLDKVLQVSKDKTEPDQWEFQILARILSKNKVIMVTDMCDPEIIKNMHMDHAFTFEEALKKAYELKGEAAKVVVIPDGVSVVVK